A single genomic interval of Oncorhynchus tshawytscha isolate Ot180627B linkage group LG15, Otsh_v2.0, whole genome shotgun sequence harbors:
- the LOC112214417 gene encoding kinesin-like protein KIF21A isoform X2, with translation MSGQDESSVRVALRIRPQLAREKIEGCHICTFCMPAEPQVMLGKDKAFTYDYVFDMDSQQDIIYTHCTEKLIDGCFEGYNATIFAYGQTGSGKTYTMGTGFDVNISEEELGIIPRAVKHLFRGIEERRHSATEQGKPVPEFKINAQFLELYNEEVLDLFESKRDVDGKRQKSTIKIHEDASGGIYTVGVTTRTVTSEAEMMQCLKLGALSRTTASTQMNIQSSRSHAIFTIHLCQVRVCTPDDSESNETDGRLANGSSEISSEFETLTAKFHFVDLAGSERLKRTGATGDRAKEGISINCGLLALGNVISALGDRSKRSTHVPYRDSKLTRLLQDSLGGNSQTVMIACISPSDRDFMETLSCLNYANRARNIKNKVMVNQDKASQQISALRTDIARLQMELMEYKTGKRMVGEDGMESINDMVHENSMLQTENSNLRIRVKAMQETIDAQRARLTQYLSDQANQVLAKVGEGTEEIGNMIQNYIKEIEELRAKLLESESVNENLRKTLSRANTRSSLYAGGGSFSPAHFAPEIVASDIIEMAKKDLEKLKKKERKKKKRLQRLEESHHEVKLPSVVKEGVPDNEQERGNDEAEGEDHVSDHEEGEELEGEEEEYEMEGEESSDESDSEELDEKEDFQADLANITCEIAIKQKLIDELENSQRRLHTLKQQYEQKLMMLQSKIRDTQLERDKVLHNMGSVETCTEEKAKKIKLEYEKKLSSMNKEMQKLQSAQKEHARLLKNQSQYEKQLKKLNQDVAEMKKTKVGLMRQMKEVQEKNRVSECRRNREIATLKKDQRKHEHQLRQLEAQKRQQDLVLRRKNEEVTALRRQVRPTSGKVNRKVSLPEPLQDPSHRGIPGRPHSAGAVAPNGTPRKYPLRTGSVYTTRTARAKWQSLERRITDIIMQRLTISNMEADMNRFLKQREDLTKRREKVSRKREKIATEGTDTDRSIQSLNEEMDALAANIDYINDSIADCQANIVQMEEAKEEGDTVDITAVISSCNLSEARFLLDHFLHMAINKGLQAAQKDSQVKMMEGRLKQTEINSATQNQLLFHMLKEKAELNPELDALLGNAMQEIGYLLVGENGDDSSSDESSTTSPATEGSLLASDLLKLCGEAKPRKARRRTTTQMELLYAGSGEFDSPTGDFSASLLPMAEAQEGTGDMGPVAGYLGDREQGTHCNSLSGVWSSMGAESRSLERSPRTPRRMLEKGGQPPLDVKEHTPMDPKGHPAYQGQRGVINPVSSPKSSHAARLKCVYVAEGHTKPVMCVDCTDDLLFTGSKDRTCKVWNLVTGQEIMSLGDHPSSVVSVRYCSSLVFTVSTAYIKVWDIRDSAKCIRTLTSSGQVSSGDSCVSLRSLSIPPGENQINQISLNPTGSYLYSASGNLVRMWDLRKFVSTGKLTGHLGPVLCLTVDQMGNGQDVVLTGSKDHTLKMFEVTEGVQGSIVSCHNFEPPHQECIVSLAVQGNSLYSSSRDYCIKKWDLSRKRLVQQAASAHSDWVSALGVVPGCPVMLSADRGGLLKLWHADTLAPLGDLRGHDSPVNGLATNSSQLFTASDDRTVKIWQAKGSLEEGIH, from the exons ATGAGCGGACAGGACGAAAGTTCGGTGCGGGTCGCGTTGAG GATTCGTCCTCAGCTGGCGAGGGAGAAGATCGAGGGATGTCACATCTGTACGTTCTGCATGCCCGCCGAGCCCCAGGTGATGCTGGGTAAAGACAAGGCGTTCACTTACGACTACGTGTTTGACATGGACTCCCAGCAGGACATCATCTACACACACTGCACTGAGAAACTCATCGATGGATGCTTCGAGGGGTACAACGCTACCATCTTCGCCTATGGACAG ACTGGTTCGGGGAAGACCTACACCATGGGCACAGGGTTTGACGTGAACATCAGTGAGGAGGAGTTGGGCATCATTCCCCGGGCAGTCAAGCACCTCTTCAGGGGCATTGAGGAACGACGGCACTCCGCCACAGAGCAGGGCAAGCCTGTACCCGAGTTCAAGATCAACGCACAGTTCCTGGAG CTGTACAATGAGGAAGTGTTGGATCTGTTTGAATCAAAGCGGGACGTGGATGGGAAGAGACAGAAGTCCACCATCAAGATTCATGAGGATGCTAGCGGAGGCATCTACACTGTGGGAGTCACCACGCGCACGGTCACCTCCGAGGCAGAG ATGATGCAGTGTCTGAAGCTGGGTGCTCTGTCCCGTACTACAGCCAGCACCCAGATGAACATCCAGAGCTCGCGCTCCCATGCCATCTTCACCATCCACCTGTGCCAAGTCAGAGTCTGCACTCCAGACGACAGC GAGTCCAATGAGACAGACGGCCGCCTGGCCAACGGTTCCTCTGAGATCAGCTCTGAGTTCGAGACGCTGACGGCTAAGTTTCACTTTGTGGACCTGGCTGGGTCGGAGAGACTAAAGAGGACAGGAGCTACTGGGGATAGAGCCAAGGAAGGCATCTCCATCAACTGTGGACTG CTTGCTCTGGGTAACGTGATCAGTGCTCTGGGGGACAGAAGTAAGAGGTCCACCCACGTGCCTTACAGGGACTCGAAACTCACCCGGCTACTGCAGGACTCTCTGGGAGGAAACAG tcAAACGGTGATGATAGCCTGTATCAGCCCATCTGACCGGGACTTCATGGAGACACTGAGCTGTCTGAACTACGCTAACCGAGCCAGGAACATTAAGAACAAGGTGATGGTGAACCAGGACAAAGCCTCCCAGCAGATATCAGCTCTCAGGACTGATATTGCCAGGCTACAGATGGAACTGATGGAGTACAAGACG gGCAAGCGTATGGTGGGGGAAGACGGCATGGAGAGCATCAACGACATGGTCCATGAGAACAGCATGctacagacagagaacagtaACCTGAGGATCAGGGTCAAGGCCATGCAGGAGACCATTGACGCCCAGAGGGCCAGACTCACACAGTACCTCAgtgaccaggccaaccaggttcTGGCCAAAGTGG GTGAGGGGACTGAGGAAATTGGAAATATGATCCAGAACTATATCAAAGAAATCGAGGAGCTCAG AGCCAAGCTCCTGGAGAGTGAGTCAGTGAATGAGAACCTCCGTAAAACCCTGTCCCGTGCCAACACACGTTCCTCCCTGTACGCTGGTGGGGGCTCCTTCTCCCCAGCCCACTTCGCCCCCGAGATAGTGGCTTCCGACATCATCGAGATGGCCAAGAAAGATCTGGAGAAActcaagaagaaagagaggaagaaaaagaagAG ACTGCAGCGGCTCGAGGAGAGTCACCATGAGGTTAAGCTTCCCAG TGTGGTCAAGGAGGGGGTACCAGACAACGAACAGGAACGAGGCAACGACGAGGCTGAGGGG GAGGACCACGTCAGTGAccatgaggaaggagaggagctggagggagaagaggaggagtatgagatggagggagaggagagctcGGACGAGTCCGACTCTGAAGAACTGGATGAGAAAG AGGACTTCCAGGCGGATCTGGCCAACATCACGTGTGAGATCGCCATCAAGCAGAAGCTGATAGACGAGCTGGAGAACAGCCAGCGCCGTCTGCACACGCTCAAACAGCAGTACGAACAGAAACTCATGATGCTGCAGAGCAAGATCAGAGACACACAGCTGGAGAGGGACAAGGTGCTGCACAACATGG GCTCAGTGGAGACGTGCACGGAGGAGAAGGCTAAGAAGATCAAGTTAGAATATGAGAAGAAGCTGAGCTCTATGAACAAGGAGATGCAGAAGCTGCAGTCAGCCCAGAAGGAACACGCACGCCTCCTCAAGAACCAATCACAGTACGAGAAGCAGCTCAAGAAACTCAACCAGGATGTGGCTGAGATGAAGAAAACAAAG GTGGGCCTGATGCGCCAGATGAAGGAGGTGCAGGAGAAAAACAGAGTGTCAGAGTGCCGACGCAACCGAGAGATCGCTACTCTGAAGAAGGACCAGCGCAAACATGAG CACCAACTGAGACAGCTGGAGGCTCAGAAGAGGCAGCAGGACCTGGTACTACGCAGGAAAAATGAGGAG GTGACAGCTCTGAGGAGACAGGTGAGGCCCACTTCagggaaggtgaacagaaaggtgAGCCTACCGGAGCCCCTCCAGGACCCTTCACACCGTGGCATCCCAGGCAGACCTCACTCTGCTGGGGCAGTAGCCCCCAATGGAACCCCAAG GAAGTACCCGTTGAGGACGGGGAGTGTCTACACCACCAGGACAGCCCGGGCGAAATGGCAGTCTCTGGAGAGACGCATCACTGATATCATCATGCAGAGGCTGACCATCTCAAACATGGAGGCTGATATGAACCGCTTCCTCAAG CAACGTGAGGATCTGACCAAGCGAAGGGAGAAGGTGTCTCGTAAGAGGGAGAAGATCGCCACAGAGGGGACCGACACGGACCGAAGCATCCAGTCTTTGAACGAAGAAATGGATGCCCTGGCGGCCAACATCGACTACATCAACGACAGCATCGCTGACTGTCAGGCTAACATCGTGCAGATGGAGGAAGCGAAG gaggagggagacacaGTGGACATTACCGCGGTGATCAGCTCCTGTAACCTATCAGAAGCCCGCTTCCTGCTTGATCACTTCCTGCACATGGCCATCAACAAG GGTCTGCAGGCGGCCCAGAAGGATTCCCAGGTGAAGATGATGGAGGGCAGGCTGAAGCAGACAGAGATCAACAGCGCCACTCAGAACCAGCTACTGTTCCACATGCTGAAGGAGAAAGCTGAACTCAACCCTGAGCTGGACGCTCTGCTGGGCAACGCAATGCAAG AGATAGGTTACCTACTGGTGG GAGAGAATGGAGATGACAGCAGTAGTGATGAGTCCTCTACCACCAGCCCAGCCACAGAGGGAAG TTTATTGGCCTCTGACCTCCTGAAACTGTGTGGAGAGGCCAAACCTAGGAAG GCACGCAGAAGGACAACCACCCAGATGGAGCTGCTGTATGCTGGTAGTGGTGAATTTGACTCCCCTACGGGGGACTTTTCTGCCTCCCTGCTACCTATGGCAGAGGCCCAGGAAGGGACAGGGGACATGGGGCCAGTAGCAGGATATCTCGgggacagggaacagggaactcaCTGTAACTCACT tTCTGGAGTCTGGTCTTCGATGGGAGCTGAGAGTAGATCACTGGAACGCTCACCTCGAACACCCAGGAGGATGCTAGAGAAGGGAGGACAACCTCCCTTAGACGTCAAGGAACACACACCTATGGACCCCAAAGGACACCCGGCATATCAAGGACAAAG AGGGGTGATCAACCCTGTGTCATCCCCTAAGAGCAGCCATGCTGCCAGACTAAAGTGTGTCTATGTGGCTGAGGGACACACCAAACCTGTCATGTGTGTCGACTGCACTGATGACCTGCTCTTCACTGGCTCTAAAG ATCGTACGTGTAAGGTGTGGAACCTGGTGACTGGTCAAGAGATCATGTCTCTGGGAGATCATCCCAGCAGTGTGGTGTCTGTTAGATACTGTTCCAGCCTGGTCTTCACTGTCTCCACCGCTTACATCAAGGTCTGGGACATCCGAGACTCCGCCAAGTGCATACGCACACTCac gtCGTCGGGCCAGGTGAGTTCAGGGGAcagctgtgtgtctctcaggtCCCTATCCATCCCTCCAGGAGAGAACCAGATCAACCAGATTTCTCTGAACCCTACGGGATCCTACCTCTACTCCGCCTCCGGCAACTTAGTCCGCATGTGGGACCTCAGGAA GTTTGTGTCTACTGGGAAGCTGACGGGTCACCTGGGTCCGGTCTTGTGTCTGACCGTTGACCAGATGGGCAACGGTCAAGACGTGGTCCTAACGGGGTCCAAGGACCACACCCTGAAGATGTTTGAGGTGACGGAGGGTGTCCAGGGCAGCATTGTGTCCTGTCACAACTTTGAGCCACCACACCAGGAGTGTATCGTCTCTCTGGCTGTTCAGGGGAACAGCCTCTACAGCAGCTCCAGAGACTACTGCATCAAGAAGTGGGACCTGTCCCGGAAACGACTAGTACAG
- the LOC112214417 gene encoding kinesin-like protein KIF21A isoform X1, which yields MSGQDESSVRVALRIRPQLAREKIEGCHICTFCMPAEPQVMLGKDKAFTYDYVFDMDSQQDIIYTHCTEKLIDGCFEGYNATIFAYGQTGSGKTYTMGTGFDVNISEEELGIIPRAVKHLFRGIEERRHSATEQGKPVPEFKINAQFLELYNEEVLDLFESKRDVDGKRQKSTIKIHEDASGGIYTVGVTTRTVTSEAEMMQCLKLGALSRTTASTQMNIQSSRSHAIFTIHLCQVRVCTPDDSESNETDGRLANGSSEISSEFETLTAKFHFVDLAGSERLKRTGATGDRAKEGISINCGLLALGNVISALGDRSKRSTHVPYRDSKLTRLLQDSLGGNSQTVMIACISPSDRDFMETLSCLNYANRARNIKNKVMVNQDKASQQISALRTDIARLQMELMEYKTGKRMVGEDGMESINDMVHENSMLQTENSNLRIRVKAMQETIDAQRARLTQYLSDQANQVLAKVGEGTEEIGNMIQNYIKEIEELRAKLLESESVNENLRKTLSRANTRSSLYAGGGSFSPAHFAPEIVASDIIEMAKKDLEKLKKKERKKKKRLQRLEESHHEVKLPSVVKEGVPDNEQERGNDEAEGEDHVSDHEEGEELEGEEEEYEMEGEESSDESDSEELDEKEDFQADLANITCEIAIKQKLIDELENSQRRLHTLKQQYEQKLMMLQSKIRDTQLERDKVLHNMAELVVSAGSVETCTEEKAKKIKLEYEKKLSSMNKEMQKLQSAQKEHARLLKNQSQYEKQLKKLNQDVAEMKKTKVGLMRQMKEVQEKNRVSECRRNREIATLKKDQRKHEHQLRQLEAQKRQQDLVLRRKNEEVTALRRQVRPTSGKVNRKVSLPEPLQDPSHRGIPGRPHSAGAVAPNGTPRKYPLRTGSVYTTRTARAKWQSLERRITDIIMQRLTISNMEADMNRFLKQREDLTKRREKVSRKREKIATEGTDTDRSIQSLNEEMDALAANIDYINDSIADCQANIVQMEEAKEEGDTVDITAVISSCNLSEARFLLDHFLHMAINKGLQAAQKDSQVKMMEGRLKQTEINSATQNQLLFHMLKEKAELNPELDALLGNAMQEIGYLLVGENGDDSSSDESSTTSPATEGSLLASDLLKLCGEAKPRKARRRTTTQMELLYAGSGEFDSPTGDFSASLLPMAEAQEGTGDMGPVAGYLGDREQGTHCNSLSGVWSSMGAESRSLERSPRTPRRMLEKGGQPPLDVKEHTPMDPKGHPAYQGQRGVINPVSSPKSSHAARLKCVYVAEGHTKPVMCVDCTDDLLFTGSKDRTCKVWNLVTGQEIMSLGDHPSSVVSVRYCSSLVFTVSTAYIKVWDIRDSAKCIRTLTSSGQVSSGDSCVSLRSLSIPPGENQINQISLNPTGSYLYSASGNLVRMWDLRKFVSTGKLTGHLGPVLCLTVDQMGNGQDVVLTGSKDHTLKMFEVTEGVQGSIVSCHNFEPPHQECIVSLAVQGNSLYSSSRDYCIKKWDLSRKRLVQQAASAHSDWVSALGVVPGCPVMLSADRGGLLKLWHADTLAPLGDLRGHDSPVNGLATNSSQLFTASDDRTVKIWQAKGSLEEGIH from the exons ATGAGCGGACAGGACGAAAGTTCGGTGCGGGTCGCGTTGAG GATTCGTCCTCAGCTGGCGAGGGAGAAGATCGAGGGATGTCACATCTGTACGTTCTGCATGCCCGCCGAGCCCCAGGTGATGCTGGGTAAAGACAAGGCGTTCACTTACGACTACGTGTTTGACATGGACTCCCAGCAGGACATCATCTACACACACTGCACTGAGAAACTCATCGATGGATGCTTCGAGGGGTACAACGCTACCATCTTCGCCTATGGACAG ACTGGTTCGGGGAAGACCTACACCATGGGCACAGGGTTTGACGTGAACATCAGTGAGGAGGAGTTGGGCATCATTCCCCGGGCAGTCAAGCACCTCTTCAGGGGCATTGAGGAACGACGGCACTCCGCCACAGAGCAGGGCAAGCCTGTACCCGAGTTCAAGATCAACGCACAGTTCCTGGAG CTGTACAATGAGGAAGTGTTGGATCTGTTTGAATCAAAGCGGGACGTGGATGGGAAGAGACAGAAGTCCACCATCAAGATTCATGAGGATGCTAGCGGAGGCATCTACACTGTGGGAGTCACCACGCGCACGGTCACCTCCGAGGCAGAG ATGATGCAGTGTCTGAAGCTGGGTGCTCTGTCCCGTACTACAGCCAGCACCCAGATGAACATCCAGAGCTCGCGCTCCCATGCCATCTTCACCATCCACCTGTGCCAAGTCAGAGTCTGCACTCCAGACGACAGC GAGTCCAATGAGACAGACGGCCGCCTGGCCAACGGTTCCTCTGAGATCAGCTCTGAGTTCGAGACGCTGACGGCTAAGTTTCACTTTGTGGACCTGGCTGGGTCGGAGAGACTAAAGAGGACAGGAGCTACTGGGGATAGAGCCAAGGAAGGCATCTCCATCAACTGTGGACTG CTTGCTCTGGGTAACGTGATCAGTGCTCTGGGGGACAGAAGTAAGAGGTCCACCCACGTGCCTTACAGGGACTCGAAACTCACCCGGCTACTGCAGGACTCTCTGGGAGGAAACAG tcAAACGGTGATGATAGCCTGTATCAGCCCATCTGACCGGGACTTCATGGAGACACTGAGCTGTCTGAACTACGCTAACCGAGCCAGGAACATTAAGAACAAGGTGATGGTGAACCAGGACAAAGCCTCCCAGCAGATATCAGCTCTCAGGACTGATATTGCCAGGCTACAGATGGAACTGATGGAGTACAAGACG gGCAAGCGTATGGTGGGGGAAGACGGCATGGAGAGCATCAACGACATGGTCCATGAGAACAGCATGctacagacagagaacagtaACCTGAGGATCAGGGTCAAGGCCATGCAGGAGACCATTGACGCCCAGAGGGCCAGACTCACACAGTACCTCAgtgaccaggccaaccaggttcTGGCCAAAGTGG GTGAGGGGACTGAGGAAATTGGAAATATGATCCAGAACTATATCAAAGAAATCGAGGAGCTCAG AGCCAAGCTCCTGGAGAGTGAGTCAGTGAATGAGAACCTCCGTAAAACCCTGTCCCGTGCCAACACACGTTCCTCCCTGTACGCTGGTGGGGGCTCCTTCTCCCCAGCCCACTTCGCCCCCGAGATAGTGGCTTCCGACATCATCGAGATGGCCAAGAAAGATCTGGAGAAActcaagaagaaagagaggaagaaaaagaagAG ACTGCAGCGGCTCGAGGAGAGTCACCATGAGGTTAAGCTTCCCAG TGTGGTCAAGGAGGGGGTACCAGACAACGAACAGGAACGAGGCAACGACGAGGCTGAGGGG GAGGACCACGTCAGTGAccatgaggaaggagaggagctggagggagaagaggaggagtatgagatggagggagaggagagctcGGACGAGTCCGACTCTGAAGAACTGGATGAGAAAG AGGACTTCCAGGCGGATCTGGCCAACATCACGTGTGAGATCGCCATCAAGCAGAAGCTGATAGACGAGCTGGAGAACAGCCAGCGCCGTCTGCACACGCTCAAACAGCAGTACGAACAGAAACTCATGATGCTGCAGAGCAAGATCAGAGACACACAGCTGGAGAGGGACAAGGTGCTGCACAACATGG CTGAGTTAGTTGTGTCTGCAGGCTCAGTGGAGACGTGCACGGAGGAGAAGGCTAAGAAGATCAAGTTAGAATATGAGAAGAAGCTGAGCTCTATGAACAAGGAGATGCAGAAGCTGCAGTCAGCCCAGAAGGAACACGCACGCCTCCTCAAGAACCAATCACAGTACGAGAAGCAGCTCAAGAAACTCAACCAGGATGTGGCTGAGATGAAGAAAACAAAG GTGGGCCTGATGCGCCAGATGAAGGAGGTGCAGGAGAAAAACAGAGTGTCAGAGTGCCGACGCAACCGAGAGATCGCTACTCTGAAGAAGGACCAGCGCAAACATGAG CACCAACTGAGACAGCTGGAGGCTCAGAAGAGGCAGCAGGACCTGGTACTACGCAGGAAAAATGAGGAG GTGACAGCTCTGAGGAGACAGGTGAGGCCCACTTCagggaaggtgaacagaaaggtgAGCCTACCGGAGCCCCTCCAGGACCCTTCACACCGTGGCATCCCAGGCAGACCTCACTCTGCTGGGGCAGTAGCCCCCAATGGAACCCCAAG GAAGTACCCGTTGAGGACGGGGAGTGTCTACACCACCAGGACAGCCCGGGCGAAATGGCAGTCTCTGGAGAGACGCATCACTGATATCATCATGCAGAGGCTGACCATCTCAAACATGGAGGCTGATATGAACCGCTTCCTCAAG CAACGTGAGGATCTGACCAAGCGAAGGGAGAAGGTGTCTCGTAAGAGGGAGAAGATCGCCACAGAGGGGACCGACACGGACCGAAGCATCCAGTCTTTGAACGAAGAAATGGATGCCCTGGCGGCCAACATCGACTACATCAACGACAGCATCGCTGACTGTCAGGCTAACATCGTGCAGATGGAGGAAGCGAAG gaggagggagacacaGTGGACATTACCGCGGTGATCAGCTCCTGTAACCTATCAGAAGCCCGCTTCCTGCTTGATCACTTCCTGCACATGGCCATCAACAAG GGTCTGCAGGCGGCCCAGAAGGATTCCCAGGTGAAGATGATGGAGGGCAGGCTGAAGCAGACAGAGATCAACAGCGCCACTCAGAACCAGCTACTGTTCCACATGCTGAAGGAGAAAGCTGAACTCAACCCTGAGCTGGACGCTCTGCTGGGCAACGCAATGCAAG AGATAGGTTACCTACTGGTGG GAGAGAATGGAGATGACAGCAGTAGTGATGAGTCCTCTACCACCAGCCCAGCCACAGAGGGAAG TTTATTGGCCTCTGACCTCCTGAAACTGTGTGGAGAGGCCAAACCTAGGAAG GCACGCAGAAGGACAACCACCCAGATGGAGCTGCTGTATGCTGGTAGTGGTGAATTTGACTCCCCTACGGGGGACTTTTCTGCCTCCCTGCTACCTATGGCAGAGGCCCAGGAAGGGACAGGGGACATGGGGCCAGTAGCAGGATATCTCGgggacagggaacagggaactcaCTGTAACTCACT tTCTGGAGTCTGGTCTTCGATGGGAGCTGAGAGTAGATCACTGGAACGCTCACCTCGAACACCCAGGAGGATGCTAGAGAAGGGAGGACAACCTCCCTTAGACGTCAAGGAACACACACCTATGGACCCCAAAGGACACCCGGCATATCAAGGACAAAG AGGGGTGATCAACCCTGTGTCATCCCCTAAGAGCAGCCATGCTGCCAGACTAAAGTGTGTCTATGTGGCTGAGGGACACACCAAACCTGTCATGTGTGTCGACTGCACTGATGACCTGCTCTTCACTGGCTCTAAAG ATCGTACGTGTAAGGTGTGGAACCTGGTGACTGGTCAAGAGATCATGTCTCTGGGAGATCATCCCAGCAGTGTGGTGTCTGTTAGATACTGTTCCAGCCTGGTCTTCACTGTCTCCACCGCTTACATCAAGGTCTGGGACATCCGAGACTCCGCCAAGTGCATACGCACACTCac gtCGTCGGGCCAGGTGAGTTCAGGGGAcagctgtgtgtctctcaggtCCCTATCCATCCCTCCAGGAGAGAACCAGATCAACCAGATTTCTCTGAACCCTACGGGATCCTACCTCTACTCCGCCTCCGGCAACTTAGTCCGCATGTGGGACCTCAGGAA GTTTGTGTCTACTGGGAAGCTGACGGGTCACCTGGGTCCGGTCTTGTGTCTGACCGTTGACCAGATGGGCAACGGTCAAGACGTGGTCCTAACGGGGTCCAAGGACCACACCCTGAAGATGTTTGAGGTGACGGAGGGTGTCCAGGGCAGCATTGTGTCCTGTCACAACTTTGAGCCACCACACCAGGAGTGTATCGTCTCTCTGGCTGTTCAGGGGAACAGCCTCTACAGCAGCTCCAGAGACTACTGCATCAAGAAGTGGGACCTGTCCCGGAAACGACTAGTACAG